GCGCAGGTCAATGAAAATAAGCTGGCCCAGGTCTCGCCGACCGTGCACCCAGCCCATCAGTACCACGCCTTGGCCAACGTGGCTTGGCCGCAGTTCGCCGCAGTAGTGAGTGCGCTTCAATTCGCCGAGAGAATCAAGCAAGGTTTGTGGTACCTCAAGAACCCCGCCTCTGAAGAGGCGGGCTACACCTTTCGCATCGCTTTGAGGTGGTCAAGCAATTCATATTCGGATAGCTGCTTCTGTTCGCCGTCGCTCATGCGTCGGAGCGTGAATTTTTTCGCGCCCAATTCATCTTCCCCAATAATCAGCGTGTAGCGGGCGTGGAGCTTGTCGGCAAGGCCGATAGACTTCTTCAGTTTCATCTCTTCGGGCGGCAACTCGACTGTGTATGCCTCTGAGCGCAGTCGCCGCGCCAGCTTGACCGCCGGCGCATAGGCTGCGCTGCCCATCCATGCGACAAAAACATCGAGCGGCCGTGAGGCATCCACCTTCCCTGCATCCTTGATCGCGTCGATAAAGCGGTCTGTGCCCAGCGCGAAGCCAAACCCTTTGGCCGGAGGGCCTCCCAGGAGCTCAGTAAGCCCGTCATAGCGCCCGCCGCCGACGACCGCATTCTGCGCGCCCAAGACGGGGCTCGTGATCTCGAACGTCGTGCGCATGTAGTAGTCGAGGCCCCGGACAAGCCGCGGCGCAATCGTGTACGGGATTTCTCGCAGCCTGAGTTGCCGCTGGAACTCCTCGAAGTGCTCGCGGCAGGGCTGGTCGAGGTGGTCGGTGATGGCTGGCAGCTTTTTGATGATGGGTTGGTCGGCTTCGACCTTGCAGTCGAGCACGCGCAGGGGGTTCGCCTCGGCCCGGCGCTGGCAGTCGTCGCACATCTGCGACTTCACCGACTCAAGCGCGCCGCGCAACTTCTCGACATATTTCGGCCGGCAATCGCCGCAGCCAATCGAGTTCACCAGCAGCGTCCAGCGCTCGATGCCGCACTCGCCGAGCAGGACGGCGAGCATCTCCATCAGTTCAGCATCAATCGCGGGATGATCGGTCTGGCCCAGGACCTCCGCGCCAATCTGATAGAACTGCCGGTAGCGGCCCTTCTGCGGCCGCTCGCGACGAAACATCGGCCCCATATAGTAGAGCTTCACCAGCCCCGGCCAGGTGTGCATCCCATGCTCGATGTAGGCGCGGCAGACGGAGGCAGTGGCCTCGGGACGCAGTGTCAGAAGCCTTCCCTTTAGAGGGACCTCTTTAACCGACTCTTTAACAGATGTGAAAATCTCGGAGATCGCCCCCTCCTCCTCTCCAGGGAGTTCCTCTATCTCCTCAAACTCGCCGAAAATTGTTTTTCTCAGGCCGATAAAGTCCCGGAGGCGATCAAAGGGATCGAAAAAGGTGTAGAGCTCCTTGTTCACTATGTCAGTGTCGCTACCGACAGACCGCTCAAACAGCTCGGTGTGTTCAAAGATCGGCAGGCGGATTTCGCGGAAGCCGTAGGATTCAAATACGCGCCGTGTCGTCTCTTCAAACCAATTCCACAGTGCTGAGTCAGGCGGCAAAATGTCGCGCACGCCTTTGATGGCTTGGAACTTCTTCTTCACTATTTCGACTTCCCTTCGTTCCTCAGGGCAAGCCCTTCTTGCAAGTAGATCTCTTTGTAGTTCACATACCGGGCAGCGTAGCCGTCAATCGTTTCAAGGTCCTTCTCCGTCAGGCTGCGCAAGAACTTGGCCGGGACTCCGACGAAAAGACTACGGGGAGGAATTTGCGTCCCTTCCGGGACCACCGCGCCGGACGCAATGATGGAACCGCTGCCCACTTTGACGCCATTCAACAGAATCGCTCCCATGCCGATCAAGCACCTCGATTCCACCGTGCAGCCGTGAAGCACCGCTCCGTGACCGACCGTGACGCCGTCACCGACCAACAACGGATGCAAATCTTTGTACACGTGGAGGACACAACCATCCTGAATATTCGTCCGGCTGCCGATGCGGATAAAGTGCACGTCGCCCCGGACGACGGTGTTGAACCAGATACTGGAATGTTCGCCGATGATCACGTCGCCAATCACCTGCGCGCTCGACTCGACAAACGCCGTCGCAGCAATCTGCGGCACGCGTCCCTGGTAGCTGTGGATCAAATCGTCCCTTGAACGGCGGTGTAGCGGCCGCCTTCAGCGGGCATTCCCCGTCACGAAGAAAGATGCCGGCCTGAACGCCGCCGCTACCTCGCAGACAAACACGCAAAACTAGCACACGCGGGAAAGACTGACAAGGCAGGCGGAGAAAGAACTGTTCCTGAAGGTGTTTCTCACTCCATCTGGATCTGCACAAGCTGGCCGGCGCCGGTGAGGTTGATAACGCTGAGCCGGGCGGCCACCTGGCGGGCGAAAACGTAAAAACTCTTGGCGCCGTCGCCGTCTTCGCCGAAGGCAGCCACCGGACGGCCCGTGTCGCCGCCGATGCGGATGCGGGGATCAATCTCGACCTCGCCGAGGAAGGGCACGCCAAATTGCGCCGCCATGCGCTCGCCCTCGCCGTGGCCGAAGATATCAATCTTGCCGTCGCAGTGCGGGCAAGAAAAATAACTCATGTTCTCGACGATGCCAAGAATCTCCACGTTCACCTGGCGAAACATTTCGACCGCTTTGCGCACGTCCGCCAGCGCCACGATCGAAGGCGTCGTCACGATCACCGCTCCCGAGACGGGCACCGTTTGGATCAACGTGAGATGGACGTCCCCCGTTCCCGGCGGCAAGTCCACAACGAGGTAATCCAGTTCGCCCCAGGCGACGTTGCGCAGAAACTGTTGGACAACTCCGTGAAGCATCGGGCCGCGCCAGATCAGCGGCTTATCGCCGGGGTTGAGGTGGCCCATCGAAATCATCTTGACGCCGTAGGCTTCAAGCGGGGAAATGCGATTCTCGCCCACGATATGTGGCTGCTCGCTGTTCCCCATCATCAGCGGCACATTGGGGCCGTAAACGTCGCCATCCATTAAGCCCACTCGAGCGCCCATGCGCTGGAGCGCAATCGCCAGATTCACGGCCACCGTCGTCTTGCCCACGCCGCCCTTGCCGCTGGCCACCGCAAGGATGTTCCGGACACCCGTAATCGGGCCTTTGTCCCCCGCCGCTCTCCCCCGGGGCACGCTCGCATCCCATTTGACTTCCACCTGCGTTACACCCGGAATCCGACCTACCTCCGCCTGAACGTTCTTTTCGATTTCCGTCTTGAGCGGACAGGCAGGCGTGGTCAAAACGACGGTCAGTCCGACCCGCCCATCCTGAATCCTGATATCTTTCACCATGTTCAGGGTGACGATATCGCGGTGCAGTTCCGGCTCCGGCACGCGCCGGAGGGCCTCCAGCACCGCTTGTTCCGTTATGGCTTGCGCCGGCATGCAACTCTTTCTTTCTTCGAATCTCTTGCCCAACGCTTCATCGTAGAGGATTGCGTGGCAGCAATCAAGCGAGCCCCAAAAGGCCCCCGAGGCAGGTGCCTCGGGGCTCGGCGGAGAGTGTTACGCCGCGGCCCGACGGAGGCACGTGCCCTTCGGCTCCGCTCAGGACAAGCCTCGGGGCTGGGGGGTCTCTCCGCAAGACTGCGCGACTCTCCTAGATTCTCGGCAGCACAATCCCCTGCTGCTTGTCGTATTTTCCCTTTTTGTCTTTGTAGGAGATTTCGCAGACCTGGTCGGCTTCGAGGAAGAGGACCTGGCAGATGCCTTCATGAGCATAGACGCGGGCGGGTAAAGGAGAAGTATTGGAAATTTCCAGGGTGACGTACCCTTCCCATTCCGGTTCAAACGGGGTGACGTTCACGATGATGCCGCAGCGCGCGTAGGTGGATTTACCGACGCAGATCGTCAAGATGTTTCGCGGGATGCGAAAGTACTCGACCGAGCGCGCCAGGCAGAAGCTGTTCGGCGGTATCACGCAGATGTCACCCCTGTATTCGACCAAAGAGCGGGCATCGAAGTGCTTGGGATCCACGATGGTCGTATTCACATTAGTAAAAATGCGAAATTCATCGGCCACCCGGATATCGTAGCCGTAGGACGACAAGCCATAGCTGATGACGCCATTGCGAACCTGACTTTCAGCAAACGGCTCAATCATCTTCTGCTCGGTCGCCATCTTGCGAATCCACCCGTCGGATTTCAACATGGTTGCCCCACCCTTTCCCCTCTGCATCCCTTGAGTTCCGCCCTGCGTGGCCCAAATTTCATCCAGCGAGGTCGGCGTCCTGCCCTGCGGCGATGCCCCGCCGGCCTTCTCGCAAAGAATCGAATCGTGCGTTGGACGGTGCGCATCTTATTACAGCGCAAAACTGCTTGACAACCTGAAACTCGTTGCCTAGCATACCGCTTGCTTTGTCTGTCTGCTGGCAAGTAGTGAGAGGGCGACGGTGATCAAGCTCGATATCGTCAACGAAGTTGTCAACCGCACCGGGGTTACCAAAACCAAGGCCGAGATCGCCGTTGAGACTGTGTTCGGATCCATGAAGAAGGCGCTCGAAAACGGTGATCGCATCGAACTGCGCGGGTTTGGCGTTTTTAACGTCAAGCCACGCAAGACCGGCATCGGCCGCAACCCGCGCACCGGTGCTGAGGTCGCCATCCCCCCGGGCAAGGCGGTGCGCTTCAAGCCGGGTAAAGAGCTGCAAGCCCTCTAGGTGCGGTACGCATTTTTACGGGACCCGGGCGAGCATAGCCGTTTTGGCTCGCCTTTTCTTTTTGGAGAATGGTTTGGGCGATGACGGGCAGACTCCGCTTTCTCTTTTCCCCAAAGTCTCAGGGGAAAAGCGCCCCTGGCTTGTCCCGGAAGAAACTTCTTATCAGGTAACCGTCCCTCTTCGTCGCCGGCCCATTGCCCTCAACCTGTTCCTGTTCGTTCTGACACTACTCACGACCCTGTCGGTGGGCGCGGGCTTGGCCATGGCCTACGCCAGGAATCAGCCCGGCTATTCGCTCGAACTCAATCCTCTTTCGGTCCTATCGCTGCCGTTCCGCCATCCCCGGCAATTGCTGATCGGGATTCCTTTCTCGTTCACTCTTCTTGGAATCCTCATGGCGCACGAGTTGGGTCATTATTTGACCTGCCGCTATTATGGGATTGCGGCCAGTTATCCGTATTTCATCCCCTTTCCCAATATCATTGGCACGCTGGGTGCTTTCATCCGCATTCGTTCTCCGATCGTCAACCGCAAAGCGCTCTTTGACGTTGGCATTTCCGGCCCGATTGTCGGTTTCTTGTTTGCTTTGCCAGCCCTTGCCATCGCCGTCGCCTATTCCAAGATTATTCCCGGCAGCCAGTTCGACGGTGCCATCATCTTGGGGAACCCGCCCTTGTTGGTCATGCTCGCGCGTTATTTTCATCCTGATGCGGCCGTGTCCGATATTCTTCTGCATCCAGTGGGGCGAGCAGCATGGGTAGGACTGTTTGCGACGGCGCTGAATCTCCTGCCCGTTGGCCAGCTCGACGGCGGCCACATCGTCTATTCCCTGGCCGGGCGGAAACACCGCTATATCTCCTGGGTCTTTTGCCTCCTTCTGATTCTTCTCGGAACCATGTACTGGGGCGGCTGGATCAGCCTTGCGATTCTCCTGTTCTTCCTCGGGATGCGTCACCCCGCCTTGCTTGACCCTGGCCAGGAGCTCGAGGCCAGCAGGAAATGGTTGGCCATCGTAGCCCTCGCCATCTTCTTGCTCTGCTTCACTCCCGCTCCGTTCCTCGCCCGCCTGTAGCTCCATGCCCGGCCGGGTCGGCCGGCGGCGGCGTGCTCGACCGCCCGGCTCTGTTCCGCTTGAGATCGCGCCTCGAGCGCCGCTACATTAGACTCAGCGGATCAACGTCAATCAAGACTTTGTCGCTCGAGATTTCCGCCTTCTGGCAGAAAGAAAGGACGCGGTGGAGCGCTTGGATGAGAATTTTTCTTTGAAGAGCCTTCAACAAGAATTGGATGCGATAGTCGCTGCGGAGCCTGGCGATGGGGGCTGCGGCAGGGCCGAGTACCTTGATGCCCTGCTGCTCTTGCTTCTCCAGGAACTCGCTCAACCGCTGCGCCACCCGGCTCGCCTCTTCCACCCGGCGCGAACGCACCAGGATGCTGGCCAGCGCCACAAAAGGCGGATAGTGCATGATCCGCCGGTACTCCGATTCTTTTCGGTAGAATCCCTCATAGTCCTGCGCTACGCCGAACTGGATAGCATAGTGATCGGGAAAGTAGGTTTGCACAAGGACCTTCCCCGGAAGATCGCCACGACCGGCGCGGCCGGCCACCTGCGTTAATATTTGAAACGTCCTCTCGCCTGCCCGAAAATCCGGCAAGCCAAGGATCAGGTCAGCGGAAACGACGCCGACCAAGGTGACCCGCTGGAAGTCGTGGCCTTTGGCCACCATTTGTGTCCCGACCAGGATATCGAGCTTCCCCCGTGCGAACGCGGAAAGAATCGCATGGTAGCGCCGTTTGCCGCGGACACTATCGCGGTCGAGCCGGGCGATGCGAGCCAGCGGAAAACGTTCCCGCAAACGTTCCTCCACCCGCTCAGCCCCTTCCCCGACAAAGTAGATATACTCGGCCTGGCACTTCGGGCAGGACTTCGGCACGGGCTTCTGAAATCCGCAGTAGTGGCAGAGCAACCGATTGCGGGCTTTGTGATAGGTGAGGGAGATGCTGCAATTCTGGCATTGAACCGCGCTGCCACACGAACGGCACAACACAAACCAGGAGTAACCGCGACGATTCATAAGGACCACCGCCTGGTTTCCGGCGGCCAGTTCAGCCTCAATCGCCTCTTCCAGGGCGCGAGAGAGCGGCGTGATGCGAGGCGAGGCGCGATATTCCTCCCGCATGTCCACAATTTCGACTTGCGCCAGGGGCCGGTCGGCGACCCGCGCCTTGAGCTGCAATAACCGATACTTGCCCAGCCCGGCGTTCATAAACGTCTCCAGCGCCGGTGTGGCCGAGCCGAGCACCACCGTCGCCCCCTCCAGCTTTCCGCGCACGACCGCTACATCTCTTCCGTTGTACTTCGGCGTCTCTTCCTGCTTGTAGCTGCTATCCTGTTCTTCGTCCACGATGATGAGTTGCAGATTCTCGACCGGCGCGAAAACAGCCGAGCGCGTCCCCACCGCCACTCGGGCTTCGCCCCGCCGCAACCGCCACCACTCTTCCCCCCGCGCCGACTCCGGCATGGCGCTGTGCAGCACGGCCACCGTCGGCCCCAGTTTCGCGCGCAGCAGCCTGGCGGCCGCCGGCGTCAATGCGATCTCCGGCACCATCAACAGCGCTGTCCCTCCTCGCTCCAGAGCCATCTGGATCGCCCGCAAATATACCTCGGTCTTGCCGCTGCCGGTGACGCCATAAAGCAAGCTGGTGGCGAATTCCCGTCGTTCCAGCATTTGTCCGATCGCCTCGACCGCCGCCTGCTGGTCAGCATTCAAGATATTGGCTGACGGATCGAAGTCGAATTCAAGCGGTTCAGCTTCTGGCACGATCGGCTCCTGCCAGGCAGACAGCCAACCCGCCCGCACCAGCCGCGCCACCGCGCTGCGCTTCACCCCCGTTGCCGCCATCAAGTCTCGCCGGGCGGCTGGGCCGCGCCCGCCGCGAAAGTATTCACCAACCGTCGCCGCCGCGCCGCCAAGCAGAGCGGAATCTTTACCGGCGCCGATCCAGGCAACGACCATCTCCGTCCTGGCTTTTCTGCGCCGCACCACTTCCCGCTGCTCAATCGCTCCCACCCGAATCAAACGCGGCAGCAATTCCCCGGCTGTAGCAATCCTCGTTTGCGCCTGTTGAAGGCTCATCCCGTCTTTTCGAGACGAGAGCGCCTCCAGCAAAGCCAACTCGGCACGGGGGCGATCCCCAACCTCTGCCATTCGGAGCCGTTCGATCCGTTCGCATCCAGCTTCCGTTAAGCGCAAGAGGCGCCTTATCCGCAGCTCTGCCGGAAGAGGCAGCATGGCCTCGAATACCTCTCCGGGCGGAGCAAGATAGTACTCCGCAATCCACTGGCCAAGCCGGAGCAGGGTCGGCGTCAGGATCGGGCTGGCATCGAGAACCTCAGCGATTTCCTTGATCGGTGTCCGCTTGGGAATCTCGGCGCTCAGTCCAACGAGCATCCCGACCAGGGAGCGATTCCGGAACGGTACGTGGACGCGGCAGCCGGGTTGCGCCAGCGGAATCCAACTTGGCGGCACGCGATAAGTAAAGGTGGTCGGCAGGGGCACCGGCACGGCCACGTTGCAATAGACTTCTTCGGCCATGGCCGAACCTATCCTTCGGTGGAGTTTAGGGCCGCCCCTTCCGGTGAGCTGCCGGCAGGCTTCTTTCCTGGGAGCCCGAGGTGGGCAATGATCTTCTTGAGGTCTGTCCAGACCTCGCCCTTGGCGTTTGGGTTCCGCAAAAGGTACGCGGGATGAAAGGTTGCCATGAGTTTTGCGCCGCGATAATCCATAAACTGGCCGCGGACTTTGGAGATGCCGACCGTGGTGCCCAGCAAAGTTTGGAAGGCAACGTTGCCGAGGCAGCAGATTACCTTCGGCCTGATGGCGTCGAGTTGGCGAAGCAAAAACGGTGAGCACGTCGCAATTTCGTCCTTCTCCGGCGTTCGGTTCTCCGGCGGACGGCACTTGATGATGTTGCAAATGTAAACGTCCTCGCGCTTCAACCCCATGGCCTGGATCATCTGGGTGAGGAGCTGGCCCGCCCGCCCCACGAAAGGGAGTCCTTGCGCGTCTTCTTCGGCCCCGGGCCCTTCTCCGATGAAGACCAGTTCGGCCCGCGGATTGCCCACGCCAAAGACAATGGTGTGGCGATGGGAGCAAAGCCGGCACCGGTGGCAGTCGCCCAGCTCTTCCCGGATTTGTTCGAGCGTCTCCCCCGCGTGGGACTCCACTTGATCAAAGAGAGAGGGCACGAGGGCGGGGAGTTGAAACGGCTCCTGCTCGGCGCCTGGCGCGCTTTGGGAAAAAGTGTCGGGTGGCAAAACCGGCTCCCCGGCGACTGGCGCCGGCGAAACGGGCACTTCGGCTCGCCCACGGGGTTGCCGATCCAGATAAAAGGGGCCGAGGCTCATGTCATCGAAGAACTTCAACCATTCTTCGAGCATCAAGCGCGTGGGGGCAGGCATCAGGCTCCGTTGCGGAGGCGTAGAACCTCGTCCAGGATGCGATTGGCAATCTCGAATTTGCCGGATTTCGGAAGCTCCGTCTGGCGGTGGTCCCGCGCCAAGAGCGTCACAGTATTGGTCTCGCTGTCAAACCCGGCACCGTCCTGAGTTACATCATTGGCGACGATCAGATCCAGCCTTTTTTCAACCAATTTCTTCCGCGCATTGCCGAGCAGATTCTCTGTTTCTGCGGCAAAGCCGACAATGGTCTGTTTGCCTTTCTTTTTTCCCACCTCGGCCACGATATCCGCCGTCAGCTCAAGCTCCAGGCTGAATTTCTCCGCGCCGCGCTTCATTTTTTGCTTCTGCCGGGCCGATGGCCGGTAGTCGGCGACCGCTGCCGCCTTGATGACCACGCTGGCCCTCTCCAGGCAACCTAGCACCGCCCGCTGCATCTCCTCGCTCGAACGGACAGAAATGAATTCCACGTCGGGCGGCGGCGCAAGATGCGTGGGGCCGCTTACCAGGATCACTTTGGCGCCCCGTCGCCGGGCGGCTTCCGCCACCGCATAGCCCATTCTCCCGGATGAACGATTGCTGATGAACCGGATGGGATCAATGTCTTCGATGGTTGGCCCGGCAGTGACGAGTACCGTCTCCCCTTGGAAATCGTGCTTGATGCCGAGCACGGCTGAGACCCGGGCGGCAATCGCTTCCCCGCTGGCCAATCTTCCGGGGCCGGTCATGCCGCAGGCCAGGTAGCCTTCGTCAGGCTCAACGACATGAACACCGCGAGCCGCGAGGGCGCGTAGATTCTCCTGCACCGCCGCGTGTTCCCACATGTTCACGTTCATCGCCGGGGCAACAATGACCGGGGCCTTGGTGGCCAGGTAGAGCGTCGTGAGGAAGTCGTCGGCGATGCCGTGGGCAAGCTTTCCCAGAAGGTTGGCGGTTGCCGGAGCGATCACCAGCGCGTCAATGGATTGGGCGACGGCGATGTGTTCGATCGCGCTCTCGACGTTCGCAGGCCTTGCCGTGTCTCCGAACATTTCGGTGATTACTTTCTGCCCGGTGATGGCGGCAAACGTAAGCGGGGTAATAAATTCCTGAGCGCTGCGGGTCAGGATGACCTGAACTTCCATTCGCTCCTGTTGCAGCCGCCGGACCAATTCTGCCGCCTTGTACGCGGCGATACAGCCGCTGATGCCGAGCGCGATCTTCATCTTGCGTCTCCTGCCTCACTTCTCCGACCGTTTTCGTTTGCCATCTTTGCCCGATCCGTCTGGAAGCTCCGGCACCTCATACTGTAGCAAACCCTTGTCCAGTTCCTCCATCGCTATGCGGGTGGACTTGTGGGAGCGCGGGTGCTCAAGCAGCGCCCGGGCCCCGCCTTGCAGTTGCCGGGCACGACGCGACGCAATTACGACGTATCCGAACTGGCTCTCGGGCTTCTCCGTCATCGGCGTTCACTATCCTCCAAAGGTTTCCAAAATCTTTTGAATCCGGCCGGTGTTCTGCTCCCGGCTGGCCGTTTCGAGCTGCCTGCCGCTCCGCACCGCATTGGCTATGGCCATGACCTCATCGGCGGCGCGCGTCAGCTCGTCATTCACCACGATATAGTCATAATCCTGCCACCGCCGCATCTCCTGCCGGGCGGTCTCCAGCCGGCGAGCGATGGCGGCGTCGCTATCCTTGCCGCGGCCCCGGAGGCGCTCTTCCAGCACCTGGCGCGAAGGCGGTGCGATGAAAACGGCAATTGCCGATGGGCCAATCTTCTTTTTTACCTGTTCGGCGCCTTGCACGTCAATTTCCAAGACAAGGTCTTCCCCGGCCACTCGAGCTGCTTCCAGCTCCGACTTCGGCGTTCCGTAGAAATTTCCAAATACCTCAGCCCACTCGATGAACTCCTCGCGGTCACGCATCAACTGAAATGTGCGCCCATCGACAAAACGATACCACTCGCCTTCCTGTTCGCCGGAACGCGGCGTACGAGTAGTAACCGAGACCGACAGGCGCATCCGCGGCAATTGGAGCAACTTTTCTACCAGAGTCGATTTGCCGCATCCGGAAGGGCCAGAGATGATAAAAACTCGGAACGCGTCAGCGCTGGCCATGGTCGCTTTATTCCACGTTCTGCACCTGTTCGCGGAGTTTTTCAATCTCCGCTTTGAGTTGGAGGCCAAGGTCGGTGATAGCGATCCCGTCCGCTTCCACCCCGGGCGACTTGGCCATGAGCGTGTTCGCCTCGCGCTGCATCTCTTGCAACAAAAAATCGAGCTTCTTGCCCATTTCCCCCCCGGTCGAAATCATCTGCTCAAACTGCCCAATATGGCTGCGAAGACGGGTGACTTCCTCGGTGATGTCACTCCGTTCGGCCAGGATGGCGGCTTCCTGAGTGATGCGAGAGGGTTCAGGCGCGACTGAAACGAGCAGCTTTTGCAGACGATTTTGAAGCAACTGGAAATATTGGGGTTGGGCCTTACGATTCAATGCTTCCAACTTCGCCGCCACTTCCTGTATCTTTTGGGCGCGTTGTCCCAGTTCCTTGGCCAGAGCTTGTCCTTCCTGGGTTCGCATCTCGTCCAGCCGGGCAATCGCTTCCGCCAGACAGCGCTCCACTGCGCCCGAGATGGTCCGACGGGTTTCTTCGTCCACCGGGCCGTGTTCGCTGGCGAGCACGCCGGGCAAACGCAGCAGCTCAGCCGGATTGGGTGAGCTGTCGAATGAATATTCTCGCCGAAGCTCGCGCACAAGACTCACATAGCCGGTA
The sequence above is drawn from the Candidatus Acidiferrales bacterium genome and encodes:
- the dcd gene encoding dCTP deaminase, whose amino-acid sequence is MLKSDGWIRKMATEQKMIEPFAESQVRNGVISYGLSSYGYDIRVADEFRIFTNVNTTIVDPKHFDARSLVEYRGDICVIPPNSFCLARSVEYFRIPRNILTICVGKSTYARCGIIVNVTPFEPEWEGYVTLEISNTSPLPARVYAHEGICQVLFLEADQVCEISYKDKKGKYDKQQGIVLPRI
- a CDS encoding uracil-DNA glycosylase, whose protein sequence is MPAPTRLMLEEWLKFFDDMSLGPFYLDRQPRGRAEVPVSPAPVAGEPVLPPDTFSQSAPGAEQEPFQLPALVPSLFDQVESHAGETLEQIREELGDCHRCRLCSHRHTIVFGVGNPRAELVFIGEGPGAEEDAQGLPFVGRAGQLLTQMIQAMGLKREDVYICNIIKCRPPENRTPEKDEIATCSPFLLRQLDAIRPKVICCLGNVAFQTLLGTTVGISKVRGQFMDYRGAKLMATFHPAYLLRNPNAKGEVWTDLKKIIAHLGLPGKKPAGSSPEGAALNSTEG
- a CDS encoding Mrp/NBP35 family ATP-binding protein, giving the protein MPAQAITEQAVLEALRRVPEPELHRDIVTLNMVKDIRIQDGRVGLTVVLTTPACPLKTEIEKNVQAEVGRIPGVTQVEVKWDASVPRGRAAGDKGPITGVRNILAVASGKGGVGKTTVAVNLAIALQRMGARVGLMDGDVYGPNVPLMMGNSEQPHIVGENRISPLEAYGVKMISMGHLNPGDKPLIWRGPMLHGVVQQFLRNVAWGELDYLVVDLPPGTGDVHLTLIQTVPVSGAVIVTTPSIVALADVRKAVEMFRQVNVEILGIVENMSYFSCPHCDGKIDIFGHGEGERMAAQFGVPFLGEVEIDPRIRIGGDTGRPVAAFGEDGDGAKSFYVFARQVAARLSVINLTGAGQLVQIQME
- the coaBC gene encoding bifunctional phosphopantothenoylcysteine decarboxylase/phosphopantothenate--cysteine ligase CoaBC, which produces MKIALGISGCIAAYKAAELVRRLQQERMEVQVILTRSAQEFITPLTFAAITGQKVITEMFGDTARPANVESAIEHIAVAQSIDALVIAPATANLLGKLAHGIADDFLTTLYLATKAPVIVAPAMNVNMWEHAAVQENLRALAARGVHVVEPDEGYLACGMTGPGRLASGEAIAARVSAVLGIKHDFQGETVLVTAGPTIEDIDPIRFISNRSSGRMGYAVAEAARRRGAKVILVSGPTHLAPPPDVEFISVRSSEEMQRAVLGCLERASVVIKAAAVADYRPSARQKQKMKRGAEKFSLELELTADIVAEVGKKKGKQTIVGFAAETENLLGNARKKLVEKRLDLIVANDVTQDGAGFDSETNTVTLLARDHRQTELPKSGKFEIANRILDEVLRLRNGA
- the priA gene encoding primosomal protein N', producing the protein MAEEVYCNVAVPVPLPTTFTYRVPPSWIPLAQPGCRVHVPFRNRSLVGMLVGLSAEIPKRTPIKEIAEVLDASPILTPTLLRLGQWIAEYYLAPPGEVFEAMLPLPAELRIRRLLRLTEAGCERIERLRMAEVGDRPRAELALLEALSSRKDGMSLQQAQTRIATAGELLPRLIRVGAIEQREVVRRRKARTEMVVAWIGAGKDSALLGGAAATVGEYFRGGRGPAARRDLMAATGVKRSAVARLVRAGWLSAWQEPIVPEAEPLEFDFDPSANILNADQQAAVEAIGQMLERREFATSLLYGVTGSGKTEVYLRAIQMALERGGTALLMVPEIALTPAAARLLRAKLGPTVAVLHSAMPESARGEEWWRLRRGEARVAVGTRSAVFAPVENLQLIIVDEEQDSSYKQEETPKYNGRDVAVVRGKLEGATVVLGSATPALETFMNAGLGKYRLLQLKARVADRPLAQVEIVDMREEYRASPRITPLSRALEEAIEAELAAGNQAVVLMNRRGYSWFVLCRSCGSAVQCQNCSISLTYHKARNRLLCHYCGFQKPVPKSCPKCQAEYIYFVGEGAERVEERLRERFPLARIARLDRDSVRGKRRYHAILSAFARGKLDILVGTQMVAKGHDFQRVTLVGVVSADLILGLPDFRAGERTFQILTQVAGRAGRGDLPGKVLVQTYFPDHYAIQFGVAQDYEGFYRKESEYRRIMHYPPFVALASILVRSRRVEEASRVAQRLSEFLEKQEQQGIKVLGPAAAPIARLRSDYRIQFLLKALQRKILIQALHRVLSFCQKAEISSDKVLIDVDPLSLM
- the rpoZ gene encoding DNA-directed RNA polymerase subunit omega yields the protein MTEKPESQFGYVVIASRRARQLQGGARALLEHPRSHKSTRIAMEELDKGLLQYEVPELPDGSGKDGKRKRSEK
- the hisS gene encoding histidine--tRNA ligase; protein product: MKKKFQAIKGVRDILPPDSALWNWFEETTRRVFESYGFREIRLPIFEHTELFERSVGSDTDIVNKELYTFFDPFDRLRDFIGLRKTIFGEFEEIEELPGEEEGAISEIFTSVKESVKEVPLKGRLLTLRPEATASVCRAYIEHGMHTWPGLVKLYYMGPMFRRERPQKGRYRQFYQIGAEVLGQTDHPAIDAELMEMLAVLLGECGIERWTLLVNSIGCGDCRPKYVEKLRGALESVKSQMCDDCQRRAEANPLRVLDCKVEADQPIIKKLPAITDHLDQPCREHFEEFQRQLRLREIPYTIAPRLVRGLDYYMRTTFEITSPVLGAQNAVVGGGRYDGLTELLGGPPAKGFGFALGTDRFIDAIKDAGKVDASRPLDVFVAWMGSAAYAPAVKLARRLRSEAYTVELPPEEMKLKKSIGLADKLHARYTLIIGEDELGAKKFTLRRMSDGEQKQLSEYELLDHLKAMRKV
- a CDS encoding HU family DNA-binding protein, whose product is MIKLDIVNEVVNRTGVTKTKAEIAVETVFGSMKKALENGDRIELRGFGVFNVKPRKTGIGRNPRTGAEVAIPPGKAVRFKPGKELQAL
- a CDS encoding site-2 protease family protein; translated protein: MGDDGQTPLSLFPKVSGEKRPWLVPEETSYQVTVPLRRRPIALNLFLFVLTLLTTLSVGAGLAMAYARNQPGYSLELNPLSVLSLPFRHPRQLLIGIPFSFTLLGILMAHELGHYLTCRYYGIAASYPYFIPFPNIIGTLGAFIRIRSPIVNRKALFDVGISGPIVGFLFALPALAIAVAYSKIIPGSQFDGAIILGNPPLLVMLARYFHPDAAVSDILLHPVGRAAWVGLFATALNLLPVGQLDGGHIVYSLAGRKHRYISWVFCLLLILLGTMYWGGWISLAILLFFLGMRHPALLDPGQELEASRKWLAIVALAIFLLCFTPAPFLARL
- a CDS encoding gamma carbonic anhydrase family protein, with the protein product MIHSYQGRVPQIAATAFVESSAQVIGDVIIGEHSSIWFNTVVRGDVHFIRIGSRTNIQDGCVLHVYKDLHPLLVGDGVTVGHGAVLHGCTVESRCLIGMGAILLNGVKVGSGSIIASGAVVPEGTQIPPRSLFVGVPAKFLRSLTEKDLETIDGYAARYVNYKEIYLQEGLALRNEGKSK